A window of the Streptomyces sp. NBC_00250 genome harbors these coding sequences:
- a CDS encoding YhjD/YihY/BrkB family envelope integrity protein, translated as MSALATRWRLLRARAEARLPVLTEIASRLLSGNLLDAGTRLAAQAFLAAVPLLFAVAAFAPHSVRDQLRESLRAMFGLSGRSDVELQQVLGDSADGDLKETTGTVGLVVALASATSFSRAMARVCERAWALPKSKTRVAVWRWLVWLLALLLVVLMQGPMRDGFGAGLWVGVPVFFLVSTGIWMWTQHLLLANRVRWLPLLPGAVLAATATSGLALTARLYMPNAFNRALGEYGSLGLVLTMLSWLIVVCAAVTFAFTIGAVLAQEPPLCHYLGPKDEGPKDEEPKDEERTEADDQGPTEEPPAGNT; from the coding sequence ATGTCGGCCCTTGCGACACGATGGCGACTGCTGCGTGCGAGGGCCGAGGCGCGCCTGCCCGTCCTGACCGAGATCGCGAGCCGGTTGTTGTCCGGGAACCTGCTGGACGCGGGCACCCGGCTGGCGGCTCAGGCGTTCCTGGCCGCCGTGCCGCTCCTGTTCGCCGTCGCGGCGTTCGCCCCGCACTCGGTACGTGACCAGCTGCGGGAGTCCCTGCGTGCGATGTTCGGACTGAGCGGTCGTTCCGACGTCGAGCTGCAGCAGGTGCTCGGTGACTCCGCCGACGGCGACTTGAAGGAGACGACGGGTACGGTCGGTCTGGTCGTCGCGCTGGCCTCGGCGACCAGTTTCAGCCGGGCGATGGCCCGGGTCTGCGAGCGGGCCTGGGCGCTGCCCAAATCCAAGACGCGGGTCGCGGTCTGGCGTTGGTTGGTGTGGCTGCTGGCCCTGCTGCTCGTGGTTCTGATGCAGGGGCCGATGCGGGACGGCTTCGGGGCGGGCCTGTGGGTCGGCGTGCCGGTCTTCTTCCTCGTGAGCACCGGGATCTGGATGTGGACCCAGCATCTGCTCCTCGCCAACCGCGTCCGATGGCTGCCGCTGCTGCCGGGTGCGGTCCTGGCGGCGACGGCCACGAGCGGGCTGGCGCTGACGGCGCGCCTGTACATGCCCAACGCGTTCAACAGGGCGCTGGGGGAGTACGGGTCCCTGGGCCTCGTCCTCACCATGCTGTCCTGGCTGATCGTCGTGTGCGCGGCGGTCACCTTCGCGTTCACCATCGGGGCGGTGCTCGCGCAGGAACCGCCCCTGTGTCACTACCTGGGGCCGAAGGACGAGGGGCCGAAGGACGAGGAGCCGAAGGACGAGGAGCGGACAGAGGCGGACGATCAGGGTCCGACGGAGGAGCCCCCGGCCGGGAACACGTGA
- a CDS encoding ABC transporter substrate-binding protein, with protein sequence MHTPPSPPAAERADGASDSSVRIGALVPLTRPGWVEAGRHVLAGLELGVREVNDAGGIAGRPVELMVRDTAADPQRAAAAVDELAGLGVAAVVGEYHSVVARAVAARADALGVPFLCSSAVLDALTDQPTEWVTRVAPAQSHGWRIYADFLLGAGHTRIAVAADPSVYWASGAGILRDHLAPRGGTVIELDMRGLTPAAVCDALVEHRTTALLLLVGHPEPAVPIVKAVRRDPRLAETVLGAPAGQPEFAEWATLLGADGAGIPFLRYLPERLGPLGARVGTALRERLGEAPSFVAFEGYDTIAVLADVLRSHGTDRKRIAESWPSVAVEGTRGQIRFSRPPGIGVWQWAWPPVQVVDRDPAEPGRFRILHTG encoded by the coding sequence ATGCACACACCACCATCGCCGCCCGCAGCGGAGCGCGCTGACGGAGCGTCCGACTCCTCCGTCAGGATCGGTGCTCTCGTTCCGCTGACGCGGCCCGGCTGGGTCGAGGCGGGCCGGCACGTGCTCGCCGGACTCGAACTGGGCGTACGCGAGGTCAATGACGCCGGTGGGATCGCCGGACGGCCCGTCGAACTGATGGTCCGGGACACCGCCGCCGATCCCCAGAGGGCCGCTGCGGCCGTGGACGAACTGGCGGGCCTCGGCGTGGCCGCCGTGGTCGGCGAGTATCACAGCGTCGTCGCGCGCGCCGTCGCCGCCAGGGCCGATGCCCTCGGTGTGCCGTTCCTCTGCTCGTCAGCCGTTCTCGACGCGCTCACCGACCAGCCGACGGAATGGGTCACACGCGTCGCCCCGGCGCAGTCCCACGGATGGCGGATCTACGCTGACTTCCTCCTCGGCGCCGGCCACACCCGAATCGCCGTGGCAGCCGATCCGAGTGTCTACTGGGCATCCGGGGCCGGGATTCTGCGGGATCACCTCGCCCCACGCGGCGGCACGGTCATCGAGCTCGACATGCGCGGGCTCACCCCCGCGGCGGTGTGCGACGCACTCGTCGAGCACCGCACGACCGCGCTCCTTCTGCTGGTCGGCCACCCTGAGCCGGCGGTGCCGATCGTCAAGGCCGTCCGCCGCGACCCGCGCCTCGCCGAGACCGTGCTGGGTGCTCCGGCCGGGCAGCCGGAGTTCGCCGAATGGGCGACGCTCCTGGGCGCCGACGGCGCCGGGATCCCCTTCCTGCGCTACCTCCCCGAGCGGCTCGGCCCACTCGGTGCGCGCGTCGGTACGGCCCTCCGTGAACGGCTGGGCGAAGCGCCCTCCTTCGTCGCCTTCGAGGGCTACGACACGATCGCCGTCCTCGCCGATGTGCTGCGTTCCCACGGCACGGACCGGAAGCGCATCGCCGAATCCTGGCCGAGCGTCGCGGTCGAGGGCACCCGCGGTCAGATCCGGTTCTCCCGGCCGCCGGGCATCGGCGTGTGGCAGTGGGCCTGGCCGCCCGTCCAGGTCGTCGATCGAGATCCGGCGGAACCAGGTCGCTTCCGCATCCTCCACACGGGCTGA
- a CDS encoding SMI1/KNR4 family protein codes for MATLSEVRALLGEPKFNWSDPAPWTAREKEFGIEFPADFREIIDAYGSIEINGQLYLKHPAEHLLHDLGTMIRGDLEFWREEDMAEFLPDPAGTNPGELIPVATATTGEMIFLRIPDDSSSPWRVVVQEMDSPSWTLYEMTFSEWLLAYLKGRDVTLCSRDRAPDGPFYEFLP; via the coding sequence GTGGCAACGCTCTCAGAGGTACGCGCCCTGTTGGGTGAGCCCAAGTTCAACTGGTCGGATCCGGCGCCATGGACAGCAAGGGAGAAGGAATTCGGCATCGAATTCCCGGCGGACTTCCGTGAGATCATCGACGCCTATGGTTCGATCGAGATCAACGGGCAGTTGTATCTGAAGCACCCCGCCGAGCATCTGCTGCATGATCTGGGCACGATGATCAGGGGGGACCTCGAGTTCTGGCGCGAGGAGGACATGGCCGAGTTCCTGCCCGACCCGGCAGGGACGAACCCCGGTGAGTTGATACCGGTGGCGACGGCCACGACGGGAGAAATGATCTTCCTCCGTATCCCTGACGACTCCTCGTCGCCGTGGCGCGTCGTGGTCCAGGAAATGGACAGTCCGTCCTGGACTCTCTACGAGATGACGTTCAGCGAGTGGTTGCTGGCCTATCTCAAGGGGAGGGACGTGACGTTGTGCTCTCGCGACCGCGCGCCCGACGGCCCGTTCTACGAGTTCCTGCCCTAA
- a CDS encoding DUF6221 family protein — protein sequence MSQDLVTFLHARLDEEADLARRCDGDGCGEWTAHGHTVDFCQGELSGFHPTIALHVALHDPARVLRNVEAKRRVLARHVLSPATGDPELPWDNRDDCQYDGETWPCDDLLDLASPYADHPGYPRCP from the coding sequence ATGAGCCAAGACCTTGTGACGTTCCTCCACGCGCGGCTGGACGAGGAGGCCGACCTGGCCCGACGCTGCGACGGTGACGGCTGCGGGGAGTGGACCGCTCACGGGCACACGGTCGACTTCTGCCAGGGAGAACTCTCCGGCTTCCATCCCACGATCGCCCTGCACGTCGCGCTGCACGACCCGGCTCGCGTCCTGCGGAACGTCGAGGCCAAGCGACGCGTGCTCGCCCGCCATGTGCTCAGTCCTGCCACGGGCGACCCCGAACTACCGTGGGACAACCGCGATGACTGCCAGTACGACGGCGAGACCTGGCCATGCGATGACCTGCTCGACCTCGCGTCACCTTACGCCGATCACCCTGGCTACCCCCGATGCCCCTGA
- a CDS encoding caspase family protein, translating to MTGTYADSWALVVGIDAYDDPQIRDLSGAVQDACESVNWLRKAGVPDDHILLHAQPTETSRPLLDALGAGVPWHDATAPGITKSLARLRTLRGSHLFVFLFGHGIYDPSTRRLFVTSEASSDEHDVFSNLSIDEHIELFRSMEFPEQLLIMDGCQNVPFDVSERSRVPAGMPFQGFTAMAGNTLVFCFACQQGELAMEIEGRGLFTQNLLPHIDTQNPTPHVLHLDFDTGDVSIDLRKAVTDIVGPEVTRTAWTERIVQNPGVQVYGPGSAKSVWPLHLPPTPAARMSVAVKPASAAKDVRTIAVQVEGTPWRREVPVPPRKTVQLPFENHLPHETSLSVICELKADSGWRKPAERRIRIGDSDSEVVFHLRSAPSGTRRGAAAGHRPGDGIWALPTAPDTYRSSRKPKGDDNAWVFVGNVDSTGSLTSSTSPELSDSLQEHLRNASNRIEVTQEEVGLYVSGRYDDRELLIQFASDVASTFAILTPNDISTAIRESPEFPEETAIRIALPDGGTGQLVGPLTDAPTVTVGETGRSVREIESDPLIGVPPGHVQVRVDLPWGSWSEMVEVFAGTEKTVRLPRSVENGIVPLRVSIQSGVWEKLPGFSVIGLDSRTDTWLVTTYPEESTWGTCVSVPGTGTDTGVTFPLHPSLPLAVEIGEGAVRSGQAARVEPLSTSPDPEWDDLVSLGNLRGHAPKDLLAADKDEAPDPVLTLARAYACYAAGEDRYTRGLLRLLRERGSDICDMDLLEGAAALRPKGRDRNGPVPKSVRSALTRWAEAGTVPVLRWGVAPAVVLARRLGLDAWCAQLKAIEGSLSPVSAWTVWTTRQSP from the coding sequence ATGACCGGTACGTATGCGGACAGCTGGGCCTTGGTAGTCGGAATCGACGCCTACGACGATCCGCAGATACGGGATCTCAGCGGCGCCGTGCAGGATGCGTGCGAATCGGTGAACTGGCTACGGAAGGCCGGGGTTCCGGACGACCACATCCTTCTGCACGCCCAGCCGACCGAGACAAGTCGCCCGTTGCTCGACGCACTGGGCGCGGGAGTGCCCTGGCACGATGCCACGGCTCCTGGAATCACGAAATCCCTCGCCAGGCTTCGTACCCTGCGCGGCAGTCACCTGTTCGTATTCCTTTTCGGGCACGGCATCTATGATCCGTCCACGAGGAGGCTCTTCGTCACCAGCGAGGCATCGTCCGACGAACACGATGTCTTCTCCAACCTCTCCATCGATGAGCACATCGAATTGTTCCGGTCCATGGAATTCCCGGAGCAACTACTGATCATGGACGGCTGTCAGAACGTGCCGTTCGACGTGAGCGAGCGGTCCAGGGTCCCCGCAGGTATGCCCTTCCAGGGCTTCACGGCCATGGCCGGAAACACACTGGTCTTCTGCTTCGCGTGCCAGCAGGGTGAGCTGGCGATGGAGATAGAGGGCCGAGGCCTCTTCACGCAGAACCTGCTTCCGCACATCGACACACAGAACCCGACCCCCCACGTCCTCCACCTGGATTTCGACACCGGTGACGTCAGTATCGACCTGCGCAAAGCGGTCACTGACATCGTCGGCCCGGAGGTGACCAGAACCGCTTGGACGGAACGCATCGTCCAAAACCCTGGGGTGCAGGTGTACGGCCCGGGTTCGGCGAAGAGTGTCTGGCCTCTCCACCTGCCTCCGACCCCGGCCGCGCGCATGTCCGTAGCCGTGAAACCGGCTTCCGCCGCCAAGGACGTGAGGACGATAGCCGTACAGGTGGAGGGCACGCCCTGGCGCCGAGAGGTTCCCGTACCCCCGCGGAAGACCGTACAGCTGCCTTTTGAGAACCATCTCCCGCACGAGACGAGCCTGAGCGTGATCTGCGAGCTGAAGGCCGACTCGGGCTGGCGAAAGCCGGCCGAACGCCGGATACGCATCGGCGACAGTGACAGCGAGGTCGTCTTCCATTTGAGGTCGGCCCCGTCGGGGACGCGACGAGGCGCGGCCGCGGGGCACCGACCGGGCGACGGCATATGGGCGTTGCCGACCGCACCTGACACCTACCGGTCATCAAGGAAACCGAAGGGCGATGACAACGCCTGGGTCTTCGTCGGCAATGTCGATTCCACCGGTAGCCTCACCTCATCCACGTCTCCAGAGCTCAGCGACAGCCTGCAGGAGCACCTACGGAATGCATCGAACAGGATCGAGGTCACACAGGAAGAGGTCGGCCTCTACGTTTCCGGACGGTACGACGACCGGGAGCTGCTCATACAGTTCGCCTCGGATGTCGCCTCCACCTTCGCCATCCTGACACCGAATGACATCTCGACGGCGATCCGCGAGTCACCGGAATTCCCGGAAGAAACAGCGATCCGGATCGCGTTGCCGGACGGTGGAACCGGGCAACTGGTCGGCCCTCTCACGGACGCTCCCACCGTCACGGTCGGAGAGACCGGACGGTCCGTACGGGAGATCGAGTCGGACCCGCTGATCGGCGTGCCGCCGGGCCATGTCCAGGTGAGAGTCGACCTGCCTTGGGGATCCTGGTCGGAGATGGTCGAGGTGTTCGCGGGGACCGAGAAGACCGTGCGGCTTCCTCGCAGCGTCGAGAACGGCATCGTGCCGCTCAGGGTGAGCATCCAGTCTGGCGTCTGGGAGAAACTTCCCGGGTTCTCCGTCATCGGTCTCGACTCTCGAACCGACACGTGGCTGGTCACGACCTACCCGGAGGAATCCACGTGGGGGACCTGCGTGTCGGTCCCCGGAACCGGCACCGACACCGGCGTGACCTTCCCTCTGCATCCGTCGCTCCCCCTGGCGGTCGAGATCGGCGAAGGTGCGGTCCGGAGCGGACAAGCGGCCCGGGTGGAACCCCTCTCCACCAGTCCGGATCCGGAATGGGACGACCTCGTGTCGCTGGGGAACCTGAGAGGTCATGCCCCCAAAGACCTGCTCGCGGCGGACAAGGACGAGGCACCCGACCCGGTCCTGACCCTGGCCCGCGCCTACGCCTGCTACGCCGCCGGCGAGGACAGGTACACCCGAGGACTCCTGAGACTCCTGAGGGAGCGGGGCAGCGACATCTGCGACATGGACCTCCTGGAGGGAGCGGCGGCGCTTCGGCCGAAGGGTCGCGACCGGAACGGTCCCGTGCCGAAGTCCGTACGCTCCGCCCTCACGCGCTGGGCCGAGGCCGGTACCGTGCCGGTCCTGCGGTGGGGTGTCGCTCCGGCCGTGGTGCTGGCCCGGAGGCTGGGGCTGGACGCGTGGTGCGCTCAGCTGAAGGCCATAGAGGGATCACTGTCACCCGTGTCGGCCTGGACCGTCTGGACGACCCGGCAATCGCCGTGA
- a CDS encoding CHAT domain-containing protein produces the protein MVERNTFALEISSDHDGTYSVTATSGTEPTVKVSDVPLDVEKIRERSGLLQESSGSTSMASRSPGGSFATRDLSAREIGDELFGALFPGDLSGLYADRRRQAAARGESLRMMLRMDAPELTTLPWELIHSQDFGYLCLDDEVVRCVDLPRPLGPTSTEPQVLVKGIVSAPPFAKPVDVKSEERNLRRSLRWLADGSVARLSWVKVENWAAMLEQFTAKSEGCHVLHYVGHGEYDEEQQAGALIFSDLQGRKRLVHGDDFGRAIQQASLQPQLVVLNGCETGKGSHDDLYSSVAAALLSFVPAVVAMQFAVSDSAAVAFSRFFYQALVGLGRPVDVAVHQGRVAMLLHDPDSLEWATPVLYVRDDNDIRLFDVVQRTPTSKRTVESVRHDEERLIAAQASKSTQIHGNPVLIQKRPDPTLRGRREFTRSDFELVFPGWRSGIVSMRRKNDVRGGPWGPPYSILPDLGRVGAIGMVESMLGEGRSSLEVVARTGEELKFAWNDSEDPAHWHMLPAPIAGRAAGIPALVQSGHGNPGDFHLVCPAAGGGLMSMRRRNDREGYPWTTPYVFAPGLGEVAAVGLVESVLGGGRNGLQLVVRTGDELRFLWNETAESTDWQELADPITDGAMGNPVLIQDRTTEPGDLLLACPAAAGGMLFLRRRNGVDGLPWTMPYFVAQELEVTALTMIQSTYGGEDGRPGGNLELIARVGDSLEFFWKGPRPDFWIHNTFGPQHPLVEALGSPESSRESSPRSSAESSPEGVPRFLPRVRNYLTGRQ, from the coding sequence GTGGTGGAACGCAATACTTTTGCACTGGAAATATCGAGTGACCATGACGGCACGTATTCGGTCACTGCCACGTCAGGAACCGAACCCACCGTCAAGGTCTCTGATGTTCCGTTGGACGTGGAAAAGATCAGAGAGCGGTCCGGGTTGCTCCAGGAAAGCTCGGGTTCCACTTCGATGGCGAGCAGATCGCCAGGGGGCTCCTTCGCCACGCGGGACCTTTCCGCCCGGGAGATCGGCGACGAGCTCTTCGGGGCGCTTTTTCCCGGCGACCTGAGCGGCCTCTATGCCGACCGGAGACGCCAGGCCGCCGCACGGGGAGAGAGTCTGCGGATGATGCTCCGCATGGACGCCCCGGAGCTGACCACGCTGCCGTGGGAGTTGATTCACAGTCAGGACTTCGGATATCTCTGCCTCGACGACGAGGTCGTCCGTTGTGTCGATCTGCCCCGCCCGCTCGGTCCGACTTCGACGGAACCTCAGGTCCTGGTGAAGGGAATCGTATCCGCGCCGCCGTTCGCGAAACCCGTGGACGTGAAGAGCGAGGAGAGAAATCTACGGAGAAGCCTGAGGTGGCTGGCCGACGGGAGCGTCGCCAGACTCAGCTGGGTGAAGGTGGAGAACTGGGCGGCGATGCTGGAGCAGTTCACCGCCAAGTCCGAAGGCTGCCATGTGCTCCACTACGTCGGCCATGGCGAGTACGACGAGGAGCAGCAGGCGGGTGCGCTCATCTTCAGTGACCTGCAGGGCCGCAAGCGGCTCGTCCACGGCGATGACTTCGGCAGGGCCATCCAACAGGCGAGTCTGCAGCCGCAGCTCGTGGTCCTGAACGGGTGTGAGACGGGGAAGGGGAGCCACGACGACCTCTACTCCAGCGTGGCTGCGGCGCTGCTGAGCTTCGTCCCGGCCGTGGTCGCCATGCAGTTCGCGGTGTCCGACAGTGCCGCGGTCGCCTTCTCCCGCTTCTTCTACCAGGCGCTGGTCGGCCTTGGGCGACCCGTCGACGTCGCGGTGCACCAAGGGCGGGTCGCGATGCTGCTGCACGACCCCGACAGCCTTGAGTGGGCGACACCGGTCCTGTACGTGCGCGATGACAACGACATCCGACTGTTCGACGTCGTGCAGCGGACGCCGACGTCCAAGAGGACGGTCGAGAGCGTCCGGCACGACGAAGAGCGACTCATCGCGGCCCAGGCCTCCAAGAGCACGCAGATCCACGGAAATCCGGTACTGATCCAGAAGAGGCCGGACCCGACTCTCCGCGGGCGGCGGGAGTTCACCCGGAGCGACTTCGAGCTGGTCTTTCCCGGGTGGCGGAGCGGGATCGTCTCCATGCGCCGGAAGAACGACGTACGCGGCGGTCCTTGGGGACCGCCCTACTCGATCCTTCCCGACCTCGGGAGGGTCGGCGCGATCGGCATGGTGGAGAGCATGCTCGGTGAGGGCCGGAGCAGTCTCGAAGTCGTCGCCAGAACGGGGGAGGAGCTGAAGTTCGCCTGGAACGACAGCGAAGACCCGGCCCATTGGCATATGTTGCCGGCGCCCATCGCCGGACGGGCGGCCGGCATTCCGGCGCTCGTCCAGTCCGGACACGGAAACCCCGGTGACTTCCACCTGGTGTGTCCCGCCGCCGGCGGCGGCCTGATGTCCATGCGCCGCAGGAACGACAGGGAGGGGTATCCATGGACCACTCCCTACGTGTTCGCCCCGGGCTTGGGCGAGGTCGCCGCCGTGGGCTTGGTGGAGAGTGTCCTGGGCGGCGGCCGGAACGGGCTGCAGCTCGTCGTGCGGACGGGGGACGAGCTTCGCTTCCTCTGGAACGAGACCGCGGAGTCGACCGATTGGCAGGAGCTGGCGGACCCGATCACCGATGGGGCCATGGGTAATCCGGTCCTGATCCAGGATCGGACCACGGAACCCGGCGACCTTCTGCTCGCATGCCCCGCAGCGGCCGGCGGGATGCTGTTCCTGCGCCGCAGGAACGGCGTCGACGGCCTGCCGTGGACCATGCCCTACTTCGTGGCGCAGGAGCTGGAGGTCACGGCGTTGACCATGATCCAGAGCACCTACGGAGGCGAGGACGGCAGGCCGGGGGGCAACCTGGAACTCATCGCCCGGGTGGGCGACTCGCTGGAGTTCTTCTGGAAGGGACCGCGCCCGGATTTCTGGATCCACAACACTTTCGGCCCCCAGCACCCGCTGGTCGAGGCGCTGGGATCTCCCGAGTCGTCCCGCGAGTCGTCCCCCCGGTCATCGGCCGAGTCATCCCCCGAGGGCGTCCCCCGGTTCCTCCCCCGAGTCCGCAACTATCTGACGGGACGTCAGTGA
- a CDS encoding AMP-dependent synthetase/ligase, whose translation MSSAQNLLDSRPPSVAHIFLSRVAATPDREAYRHPVAADEGAPGAEEWRSLTWAQTAERVKAIAAGLLTLGLRPEERVAISSSTRVEWILADLGVACAGGAATAVYPSTNADETAYILSDSGSRAIFVENAEQLAKVAAHAEGLPGLDHAILFDPDPDADTPRGDGLEVLTLAELEKRGEAHLQEHPDAVDTAVRAIGPDHLATLIYTSGTTGRPKGVRLVHDCWSYQAVAQEVSGLLLPDDVQFLWLPLSHVFGNALIAGQVKTGSVIAVDGRIDRIVTNLPLVRPTVMASAPRIFEKVYNGIAARARAEGGAKYKIFLWAAKVARDHARTGQEQMVATGRRKLPLWLTVQHAVADRLVYGKIRAAFGGELRGSASGSAALAADIGYFFAGAGVPVLEGYGLTETSAAVTVNPVDDFRVGTVGRPLPGTEVRIAEDGEILLRGPGVMRGYHNLPDKTAEVLESDGWFHTGDIGDVDKDGFVRITDRKKDLFKTSGGKYIAPTEIESRFKAVCPFVSNILVIGNGRNYCTALITLDETAIMPWSASNGLGGRTYADVVSSPEAHALIEGFVQRVNGDLQRWQTIKKFAVLPRDLDVEHGELTPSLKVKRPFVEREYAEVVEAMYEGSREA comes from the coding sequence ATGAGTTCCGCGCAGAACCTTCTCGACAGCCGCCCGCCGTCAGTGGCGCACATCTTCCTCTCCAGGGTCGCGGCCACACCCGACCGCGAGGCCTATCGCCACCCCGTGGCGGCCGACGAGGGTGCTCCCGGCGCCGAGGAGTGGCGCTCGCTGACATGGGCCCAGACCGCGGAGCGTGTGAAGGCCATCGCGGCAGGCCTGCTCACCCTCGGGCTGCGGCCGGAGGAGCGGGTGGCCATCTCCTCCTCGACCCGGGTGGAGTGGATCCTCGCCGACCTGGGCGTCGCCTGCGCGGGAGGCGCCGCCACGGCGGTCTACCCGAGCACCAACGCCGATGAGACGGCGTACATCCTCTCCGACTCCGGCAGCCGGGCGATCTTCGTCGAGAACGCCGAGCAACTGGCCAAGGTGGCCGCCCACGCCGAAGGTCTGCCCGGCCTCGACCACGCCATCCTCTTCGACCCCGATCCCGACGCGGACACGCCCCGGGGCGACGGGCTGGAGGTACTGACCCTCGCCGAGCTGGAGAAGCGCGGCGAGGCCCATCTGCAGGAGCATCCGGACGCGGTCGACACGGCGGTCCGGGCCATCGGGCCCGATCACCTCGCCACCCTGATCTACACCTCCGGAACGACCGGCCGCCCCAAGGGCGTGCGCCTGGTGCACGACTGCTGGTCCTACCAGGCCGTCGCGCAGGAGGTCAGCGGGCTGCTGCTCCCCGACGACGTGCAGTTCCTGTGGCTGCCGCTGTCCCATGTCTTCGGCAACGCCCTGATCGCCGGTCAGGTGAAGACGGGAAGCGTGATCGCGGTGGACGGGCGCATCGACCGCATCGTCACCAACCTGCCCCTCGTCCGGCCCACCGTGATGGCTTCCGCACCGAGGATCTTCGAGAAGGTCTACAACGGCATCGCGGCCAGGGCGAGGGCCGAGGGCGGCGCCAAGTACAAGATCTTCCTGTGGGCGGCGAAGGTCGCCCGCGACCACGCCAGGACCGGGCAGGAACAGATGGTGGCCACGGGAAGGCGCAAGCTGCCCCTCTGGCTCACCGTGCAGCACGCCGTCGCCGACAGGCTGGTCTACGGCAAGATCCGCGCGGCCTTCGGGGGTGAGCTCCGGGGCAGCGCCTCGGGAAGTGCCGCGCTGGCCGCCGACATCGGTTACTTCTTCGCCGGCGCGGGCGTGCCCGTTCTCGAGGGCTACGGACTGACGGAGACCAGTGCGGCCGTCACGGTCAACCCGGTCGACGACTTCCGGGTGGGCACGGTCGGCAGGCCCCTGCCCGGCACCGAGGTCCGGATAGCCGAGGACGGGGAGATCCTCCTGCGGGGACCCGGCGTCATGCGGGGCTATCACAACCTTCCGGACAAGACCGCCGAAGTGCTGGAGAGTGACGGCTGGTTCCACACCGGCGACATCGGGGACGTCGACAAGGACGGCTTCGTCCGGATCACCGACCGCAAGAAGGACCTGTTCAAGACCTCGGGCGGCAAGTACATCGCACCCACGGAGATCGAGAGCCGTTTCAAGGCCGTCTGCCCGTTCGTCAGCAACATCCTGGTCATCGGCAACGGCCGCAACTACTGCACCGCCCTGATCACGCTCGACGAGACCGCGATCATGCCCTGGTCGGCATCGAACGGCCTCGGGGGCCGTACCTATGCCGACGTCGTCTCCTCGCCGGAGGCGCACGCGCTGATCGAGGGCTTCGTCCAGAGGGTGAACGGCGATCTGCAGCGGTGGCAGACGATCAAGAAGTTCGCGGTCCTGCCGCGCGACCTCGATGTCGAGCACGGCGAACTCACCCCGAGCCTCAAGGTCAAGCGGCCCTTCGTGGAGCGGGAGTACGCCGAGGTCGTCGAGGCCATGTACGAGGGTTCCCGCGAGGCATGA
- a CDS encoding LutC/YkgG family protein — protein sequence MTTPPAPSSRERILSRVRTALAEAPDTPSAPRGYLTTHTPDDPATVLDLLHENLADYRAHVHRAMERELPALIGGLLEDHGAVSVAVPPGLPAAWLSGTPVEQRHTPLTPYELDATDAVVTGCALAIAETGTIVLDGGPGQGPRSLTLVPDLHICVVRAADQIVASVPQAMPLLDPTRPLTWISGPSATSDIELDRVEGVHGPRTLHVVLLTTR from the coding sequence ATGACCACACCCCCGGCGCCCTCCTCCCGCGAGCGGATCCTGAGCCGCGTCCGTACGGCGCTCGCCGAAGCACCCGACACCCCCTCCGCCCCGCGCGGCTACCTCACCACCCACACCCCCGACGACCCCGCCACGGTCCTCGACCTCCTGCACGAGAACCTCGCCGACTACCGGGCGCACGTGCACCGCGCCATGGAGCGCGAACTCCCCGCCCTGATCGGGGGGTTGCTGGAGGACCACGGGGCGGTCTCGGTCGCCGTCCCACCGGGGCTGCCCGCCGCCTGGCTGTCGGGCACGCCGGTGGAACAACGCCACACGCCCCTCACCCCGTACGAACTCGACGCAACGGACGCGGTGGTCACCGGCTGCGCCCTGGCGATCGCCGAGACCGGCACGATCGTCCTGGACGGCGGCCCGGGCCAGGGCCCCCGCTCCCTCACCCTCGTGCCCGACCTGCACATCTGTGTCGTACGGGCCGCCGACCAGATCGTCGCCTCGGTCCCGCAGGCCATGCCGCTCCTCGACCCGACCCGCCCCCTCACCTGGATCTCGGGGCCCTCCGCGACCAGCGACATCGAACTCGACCGGGTCGAAGGGGTACACGGCCCCCGCACCCTTCACGTCGTCCTGCTCACGACCCGGTAG